In the Dioscorea cayenensis subsp. rotundata cultivar TDr96_F1 chromosome 12, TDr96_F1_v2_PseudoChromosome.rev07_lg8_w22 25.fasta, whole genome shotgun sequence genome, one interval contains:
- the LOC120273227 gene encoding uncharacterized protein LOC120273227 encodes MGDGWSDQRQRTLINFLVYCPNGISFIKSVDASDMVKDATNLMNLFSEIVEWVGPSNVVHLVTDNASNYVAAATRVVDADEKPSLGYVYEGMFRIRKGIMSIFRDKQRLYNPYIKIVDERWDKHFRRNIHAAAYFLNPAFLYDESTFVETPEVMQGLLDLLEQRSICSNSEKAMKEIKIYRDRLGSFSRESALQASKNMQPDEWWKLFGHSAPHLQKVAIRLLSQTASSSGM; translated from the exons ATGGGCGATGGTTGGAGTGATCAAAGACAAAgaactttgatcaattttttggtGTATTGTCCTAATGGCATATCTTTCATAAAATCTGTTGATGCATCAGATATGGTTAAGGATGCCacaaatttgatgaatttgttttcaGAGATTGTGGAATGGGTTGGGCCTTCAAATGTTGTACATTTGGTGACAGATAATGCTAGTAATTATGTTGCCGCAG CTACTCGTGTTGTGGATGCCGATGAGAAGCCTTCTCTTGGTTATGTTTATGAGGGGATGTTTAGAATTCGTAAAGGAATCATGTCTATCTTTAGAGACAAGCAAAGGTTGTATAATCCTTACATCAAAATTGTTGATGAAAGATGGGATAAGCATTTTCGGCGCAACATTCATGCAGCTGCCTATTTTCTCAACCCCGCTTTTTTATATGATGAAAGCACATTTGTAGAAACTCCAGAAGTAATGCAAGGCCTACTTGATTTGTTAGAGCAAAGAAGCATATGTAGCAATAGTGAGAAGGCGATGAAGGAGATCAAAATATATCGAGATCGATTAGGGAGTTTTAGTCGTGAATCCGCTTTGCAGGCATCTAAAAATATGCAACCAG ATGAATGGTGGAAATTATTTGGACATAGTGCGCCTCACTTGCAAAAAGTGGCTATTCGACTCCTTAGTCAAACTGCTTCTTCATCAGGGATGTGA
- the LOC120273228 gene encoding uncharacterized protein LOC120273228, which translates to MDPEAGNTQSSSCSSGNVRLKTDPAWDHFNVSNNAQGKKIFSCLYCGSKYQGGGINRMKYHLACIRGNIAACKKVPDDVRKQMAGFLTSSKQNEKDSFDDAYEEVEEDDVQEFSSLMKSQQKTTTIEKSLGKRKAKDSIEKFMVPRTTPESQPGNQECICEQTSNSGRRIWLLHGGFMIHAFHLMH; encoded by the exons ATG GATCCAGAGGCCGGCAATACGCAATCTTCTAGTTGTTCAAGTGGCAATGTTCGTTTGAAGACTGATCCTGCTTGGGACCATTTCAATGTGTCTAATAATGCACAAGGAAAAAAGATTTTCTCATGCCTTTATTGTGGCTCAAAATATCAAGGTGGTGGAATTAATAGAATGAAGTATCACCTAGCTTGCATTCGGGGAAATATTGCGGCTTGTAAAAAAGTTCCGGATGATGTTCGCAAGCAAATGGCGGGGTTTCTTACTTCAtcaaaacaaaatgagaaagatTCATTTGATGATGCAtatgaagaagttgaagaagatgatgttcaAGAATTTAGTTCTCTAATGAAGTCACAACAAAAGAcaacaacaatagaaaaatCTTTGGGAAAGCGGAAGGCCAAGGATTCCATTGAAAAATTTATGGTTCCAAGGACAACCCCGGAGTCTCAACCAGGGAATCAAGAGTGCATTTGCGAACAAACAAGCAATTCGGGAAGGCGCATATGGCTTTTGCACGGTGGTTTTATGATTCATGCATTCCATTTAATGCATTGA